The Trichoplusia ni isolate ovarian cell line Hi5 chromosome 10, tn1, whole genome shotgun sequence genome window below encodes:
- the LOC113497916 gene encoding uncharacterized protein LOC113497916: MNIDYDNIYKFKTLALKLNQCHPDIEKNKKWMIMFTIMHCLFSIIFLIVVYNVFYVDLKYGDFSKLCKDCALIVVYLEVTFNSLVFIRSQNSLKYLIDTMKNDFNVANSLNAEKQEIVMKNALHGAWIDNIWLVISVGGGCFFMLGNVIANIHSYSKGNFELVPLFDFEYPEFVNADDTVEFIINYALLTPFLAYSALMFASFVALGPSFILHAYGQLELSIREVENLFAVDGRDLRAKMKSIVQKQQNIYR, from the coding sequence ATGAATATTGATTacgataatatttacaaattcaaaacTTTGGCTTTAAAACTCAACCAATGTCATCcagatattgaaaaaaacaaaaaatggatGATCATGTTCACCATCATGCATTGTTtattttccataatatttttaattgtagtgtaCAACGTTTTCTACGTTGATCTTAAATATGGTGACTTTTCCAAACTATGTAAGGATTGTGCTCTGATCGTTGTATATTTGGAAGTTACTTTTAACTCCTTGGTATTTATTCGGAGCCAGAACTCACTAAAATATCTTatagatacaatgaaaaatgattttaatgtggCTAACTCACTAAATGCCGAAAAACAGGAAATTGTTATGAAAAATGCTCTACATGGGGCTTGGATCGATAACATTTGGTTGGTCATTTCCGTTGGTGGtggatgtttttttatgttaggaAATGTGATAGCAAATATACATAGTTATTCAAAAGGAAATTTCGAATTAGTGCCTCTCTTTGATTTTGAGTACCCGGAATTCGTAAATGCTGATGATACGGTAGAATTTATAATCAATTACGCATTGCTAACACCGTTTCTGGCGTACTCAGCATTAATGTTCGCATCATTCGTGGCTTTGGGACCATCTTTCATTCTACACGCTTATGGACAGCTAGAGCTGTCGATAAGAGAAgttgaaaacctttttgctgTAGACGGCAGAGACCTGAGGGCAAAAATGAAAAGTATTGTTCAGAAGCAACAAAACATTTACCGGTAA